The Oryza glaberrima chromosome 9, OglaRS2, whole genome shotgun sequence genome includes a window with the following:
- the LOC127784992 gene encoding polyamine oxidase 7 isoform X1, with product MTKPTTMVIFLSIVLLSMAQLPSLVAGTGRPRVIIIGAGISGISAGKRLSEAGITDILILEATDHIGGRMHKQRFAGINVEIGANWVEGVNGEKMNPIWPIVNSTLKLRNFLSDFDSLAQNVYKDGGLCDAAYVQKRIDLADEADKSGENLSATLHPSGRDDMSILSMQRLNNHLPNGPSSPVDMVVDYFTYDYEFAEPPRVTSLRNTVPLPTFTDFGDDNYFVADQRGYEAVVYYLAGQYLEADKSGNIVDARLQLNKVVREISYSSTGVTVKTEDNSTYQADYVMVSASLGVLQSDLIQFKPQLPSWKILAIYQFDMAVYTKIFVKFPKKFWPEGEGREFFLYASTRRGYYGIWQEFEKQYPDANVLLVTVTDEESRRIEQQPDSQTKAEIMEVVSSMFPDEDVPDATDILVPRWWSDRFFQGSFSNWPIGVSRYEHDQLRAPVGRVYFTGEHTSERYNGYVHGAYLAGIDSAEILINCVQKNMCKCNVRGKQVSGGANIFMME from the exons GTATTTCAGCCGGGAAGCGGCTGTCGGAGGCTGGGATAACAGACATATTGATCTTAGAGGCGACGGACCACATTGGCGGGCGGATGCACAAACAGAGGTTTGCCGGCATCAATGTGGAGATTGGCGCCAATTGGGTGGAGGGCGTCAATGGCGAGAAGATGAACCCCATTTGGCCCATCGTCAACTCCACCCTCAAGCTTAGGAATTTCCTCTCCGACTTCGACAGTCTTGCCCAAAACGTCTACAAGGA CGGTGGCCTCTGCGACGCAGCATACGTGCAGAAGAGAATCGACCTGGCTGATGAAGCGGATAAGAGTGGGGAGAATCTCTCCGCCACTCTGCACCCAAGCGGCCGGGACGACATGTCAATCCTTTCAATGCAACGGCTCAACAATCA CCTGCCCAACGgcccgtcgtcgccggtggaCATGGTGGTGGACTACTTCACCTACGACTACGAGttcgccgagccgccgcgcgtgaCCAGCCTGCGGAACACCGTTCCCCTCCCGACCTTCACCGACTTCGGAGACGACAACTACTTCGTCGCCGACCAACGGGGCTACGAGGCCGTCGTCTACTACCTCGCCGGCCAATACCTCGAAGCCGACAAGTCCGGCAACATCGTCGACGCTCGCCTGCAGCTCAACAAG GTGGTCCGTGAGATCTCCTACTCCTCGACCGGCGTCACCGTGAAGACGGAGGACAACTCGACGTACCAGGCAGACTATGTCATGGTTTCTGCGAGCTTGGGTGTCCTGCAGAGTGATCTCATACAGTTCAAGCCACAGCTGCCT TCTTGGAAGATTCTTGCGATCTACCAGTTCGACATGGCCGTGTACACCAAGATATTCGTCAAGTTCCCCAAGAAATTCTGGCCCgaaggggaagggagggagttCTTCCTCTACGCAAGCACCAGGAGAGGTTACTACGGAATTTGGcag GAGTTTGAGAAGCAATACCCGGATGCCAATGTGCTCCTGGTGACGGTGACCGACGAGGAGTCTAGGCGGATCGAGCAGCAGCCGGACAGCCAGACCAAGGCAGAGATCATGGAGGTTGTGAGCAGCATGTTCCCTGACGAGGACGTCCCCGACGCCACCGACATCCTCGTCCCGAGATGGTGGTCCGACAGGTTCTTCCAAGGCAGCTTCTCCAACTGGCCCATCGGCGTCAGTCGCTACGAACATGACCAGCTCAGG GCGCCGGTTGGGAGAGTCTATTTCACCGGTGAGCACACGAGCGAGCGCTACAATGGCTATGTCCATGGAGCTTATCTTGCAG GTATTGACTCTGCAGAAATTCTGATCAACTGTGTACAGAAGAATATGTGCAAATGTAATGTCAGGGGAAAGCAAGTTTCTGGAG GCGCAAACATTTTCATGATGGAATGA
- the LOC127783953 gene encoding FCS-Like Zinc finger 6-like — protein MMVGKRGRGGSKNNPMRRTTSMTEFSPPDVLAAVVEEEGEDLEAMMMVVGQNGGGGGDGAQDWLASFGGEGGGGGGGGGAPGQDWLAAYRARAAPARAGLRRNSADYCAVETASFLRACGLCRRRLGPGRDTFMYKGEAAFCSLECRQQHMTQEEWQDKCGVTSMKKEAPAPPNGRRRSSKTTTGGGTVAAA, from the exons atgatggtggggaagagggggaggggagggagcaaGAATAACCCGATGAGGCGGACGACGAGCATGACGGAGTTCTCGCCGCCGGACGTGcttgcggcggtggtggaggaggagggtgaggaTCTCGAGGCCATGATGATGGTGGTGGGtcagaacggcggcggcggcggagacggggcGCAGGACTGGCTGGCGTCGttcggcggcgaaggcggcggcggaggaggaggaggaggcgcgccaGGGCAGGACTGGCTGGCGGCgtaccgcgcgcgcgcggcgccggcgagggcggggcTGAGGCGGAACTCCGCCGACTACTGCGCCGTCGAGACCGCCTCGTTCCTCCGCGCCTGcggcctctgccgccgccgcctcggccccGGCCGCGACACCTTCATGTACAA GGGAGAGGCGGCGTTCTGCAGCCTGGAGTGCAGGCAGCAGCACATGACGCAGGAGGAGTGGCAGGACAAGTGCGGGGTGACGTCCATGAAGaaggaggcgccggcgccgcccaacggccgccgccgctccagcaagaccaccaccggcggcggcacggtggcggcggcatga
- the LOC127784992 gene encoding polyamine oxidase 7 isoform X2 yields MTKPTTMVIFLSIVLLSMAQLPSLVAGTGRPRVIIIGAGISGISAGKRLSEAGITDILILEATDHIGGRMHKQRFAGINVEIGANWVEGVNGEKMNPIWPIVNSTLKLRNFLSDFDSLAQNVYKDGGLCDAAYVQKRIDLADEADKSGENLSATLHPSGRDDMSILSMQRLNNHLPNGPSSPVDMVVDYFTYDYEFAEPPRVTSLRNTVPLPTFTDFGDDNYFVADQRGYEAVVYYLAGQYLEADKSGNIVDARLQLNKVVREISYSSTGVTVKTEDNSTYQADYVMVSASLGVLQSDLIQFKPQLPSWKILAIYQFDMAVYTKIFVKFPKKFWPEGEGREFFLYASTRRGYYGIWQEFEKQYPDANVLLVTVTDEESRRIEQQPDSQTKAEIMEVVSSMFPDEDVPDATDILVPRWWSDRFFQGSFSNWPIGVSRYEHDQLRVRAVTPTKC; encoded by the exons GTATTTCAGCCGGGAAGCGGCTGTCGGAGGCTGGGATAACAGACATATTGATCTTAGAGGCGACGGACCACATTGGCGGGCGGATGCACAAACAGAGGTTTGCCGGCATCAATGTGGAGATTGGCGCCAATTGGGTGGAGGGCGTCAATGGCGAGAAGATGAACCCCATTTGGCCCATCGTCAACTCCACCCTCAAGCTTAGGAATTTCCTCTCCGACTTCGACAGTCTTGCCCAAAACGTCTACAAGGA CGGTGGCCTCTGCGACGCAGCATACGTGCAGAAGAGAATCGACCTGGCTGATGAAGCGGATAAGAGTGGGGAGAATCTCTCCGCCACTCTGCACCCAAGCGGCCGGGACGACATGTCAATCCTTTCAATGCAACGGCTCAACAATCA CCTGCCCAACGgcccgtcgtcgccggtggaCATGGTGGTGGACTACTTCACCTACGACTACGAGttcgccgagccgccgcgcgtgaCCAGCCTGCGGAACACCGTTCCCCTCCCGACCTTCACCGACTTCGGAGACGACAACTACTTCGTCGCCGACCAACGGGGCTACGAGGCCGTCGTCTACTACCTCGCCGGCCAATACCTCGAAGCCGACAAGTCCGGCAACATCGTCGACGCTCGCCTGCAGCTCAACAAG GTGGTCCGTGAGATCTCCTACTCCTCGACCGGCGTCACCGTGAAGACGGAGGACAACTCGACGTACCAGGCAGACTATGTCATGGTTTCTGCGAGCTTGGGTGTCCTGCAGAGTGATCTCATACAGTTCAAGCCACAGCTGCCT TCTTGGAAGATTCTTGCGATCTACCAGTTCGACATGGCCGTGTACACCAAGATATTCGTCAAGTTCCCCAAGAAATTCTGGCCCgaaggggaagggagggagttCTTCCTCTACGCAAGCACCAGGAGAGGTTACTACGGAATTTGGcag GAGTTTGAGAAGCAATACCCGGATGCCAATGTGCTCCTGGTGACGGTGACCGACGAGGAGTCTAGGCGGATCGAGCAGCAGCCGGACAGCCAGACCAAGGCAGAGATCATGGAGGTTGTGAGCAGCATGTTCCCTGACGAGGACGTCCCCGACGCCACCGACATCCTCGTCCCGAGATGGTGGTCCGACAGGTTCTTCCAAGGCAGCTTCTCCAACTGGCCCATCGGCGTCAGTCGCTACGAACATGACCAGCTCAGGGTACGAGCTGTTACTCCAACCAAATGCTAA
- the LOC127785041 gene encoding polyamine oxidase 6 → MTKPTTMAIFLVLALSIAQLLPSLVAGTGRPRVIIVGAGISGISAGKRLWEAGIADVLILEATDRIGGRMHKQSFAGVNVEIGANWVEGVNGEKKNPIWPIVNSTLKLRSFRSDFDSLAQNVYKDGGLCDEAYVQKRMDRADEVDKSGQNLSVTLHPSGRDDMSILSMQRLNDHLPNGPSSPVDMAVDYFTYDYEFAEPPRVTSLQNTVPLPTFTDFGDDTYFVADQRGYESVVHHLAGQYLNADKSGNIADARLKLNKVVREISYSSTGVTVKTEDNSTYQADYVMVSASLGVLQSDLIQFKPQLPSWKILAIYQFDMAVYTKIFVKFPKKFWPEGAGREFFLYASTRRGYYGVWQEFEKQYPDANVLLVTVTDEESRRIEQQPDSQTKAEIMEVVRSMFPDEDVPDATDILVPRWWSDRFFRGSFSNWPIGVSRYEYDQLRAPVGRVYFTGEHTSERYNGYVHGAYLAGIDSAEILINCAQKKMCKYNVGGKHG, encoded by the exons ATGACGAAGCCCACGACGATGGCCATTTTTCTTGTCTTAGCGCTATCCATAGCACAGCTTCTTCCGTCCCTCGTCGCTGGCACCGGCCGGCCAAGGGTCATCATTGTTGGCGCTGGCATATCCG GTATCTCAGCAGGGAAGCGGCTATGGGAGGCTGGGATAGCAGACGTATTGATCTTAGAGGCGACAGACCGCATTGGCGGGCGGATGCATAAGCAGAGTTTCGCTGGCGTCAATGTGGAGATCGGTGCCAACTGGGTGGAGGGCGTCAATGGCGAAAAGAAGAACCCCATTTGGCCCATCGTAAACTCCACCCTCAAGCTCAGAAGCTTCCGCTCCGACTTTGACAGCCTTGCCCAGAACGTCTACAAGGA CGGAGGCCTCTGTGACGAAGCATACGTGCAGAAGAGAATGGATCGGGCAGATGAAGTGGACAAGAGTGGGCAGAATCTCTCCGTCACTTTGCACCCAAGTGGCCGGGACGACATGTCAATCCTTTCAATGCAACGGCTCAACGATCA CCTACCCAACGgcccgtcgtcgccggtggaCATGGCGGTGGACTACTTCACCTACGACTACGAGttcgccgagccgccgcgcgtgaCCAGCCTGCAGAACACCGTTCCCCTCCCCACCTTCACCGACTTCGGAGACGACACCTACTTCGTCGCCGACCAACGTGGCTACGAGTCCGtcgtccaccacctcgccggccaGTACCTCAACGCCGACAAGTCCGGCAACATCGCCGACGCCCGCCTGAAGCTCAACAAG GTGGTGCGTGAGATCTCCTACTCCTCGACCGGCGTCACCGTGAAGACGGAGGACAACTCGACGTACCAGGCAGACTATGTCATGGTTTCTGCGAGCTTGGGAGTCCTGCAGAGCGATCTCATACAGTTCAAGCCACAGCTGCCT TCTTGGAAGATTCTTGCGATCTACCAATTCGACATGGCCGTGTACACCAAGATATTCGTCAAGTTCCCCAAGAAATTCTGGCCCGAAGGGGCAGGGAGGGAGTTCTTCCTCTACGCGAGCACCAGGAGAGGCTACTACGGAGTCTGGCAG GAGTTTGAGAAGCAATACCCGGATGCCAATGTGCTCCTGGTGACGGTGACCGACGAGGAGTCGAGGCGGATCGAGCAGCAGCCGGACAGCCAGACCAAGGCAGAGATCATGGAGGTTGTGAGGAGCATGTTCCCTGACGAGGACGTCCCCGACGCCACCGACATCCTCGTCCCGAGATGGTGGTCCGACAGGTTCTTCCGGGGCAGCTTCTCCAACTGGCCCATCGGCGTCAGTCGCTACGAGTATGACCAGCTCAGG GCGCCGGTTGGGAGAGTGTACTTCACCGGTGAGCACACGAGCGAGCGCTACAATGGCTATGTCCATGGAGCTTATCTTGCAG GTATTGACTCTGCAGAGATTCTGATCAACTGTGCACAGAAGAAGATGTGCAAATATAATGTCGGGGGCAAGCACGGCTAG